Proteins from a single region of Amblyomma americanum isolate KBUSLIRL-KWMA chromosome 10, ASM5285725v1, whole genome shotgun sequence:
- the Arfrp1 gene encoding ADP-ribosylation factor related protein 1, giving the protein MYTLLSGFWKYISQRDEYYVLILGLDNAGKTTYLEQTKTKFTKGYKALNPHKITTTVGLNIGKIDIHGIRLNFWDLGGQDSLQSLWDKYYAESHAVIYVVDSSNASRIEESKAAFAKMIGNDALHGVPVLIVANKQDISGCYSAAEIRQLFRESSHLIGRRDCHLIGASALHGEGINEGIEWITQCVKRNVLRPSRNSESL; this is encoded by the exons ATGTACACGCTACTCTCCGGGTTTTGGAAGTACATCAGCCAACGCGACGAGTATTACGTGCTGATCCTCGGACTTGACAACGCTGGCAAGACG ACTTACCTCGAGCAAACCAAAACGAAGTTCACAAAGGGCTACAAGGCCTTAAATCCTCACAAGATTACTACGACAGTCGGTTTAAACA TCGGCAAGATCGACATCCATGGTATAAGACTTAACTTCTGGGATCTTGGAGGCCAAGATTCGCTTCAGTCGTTGTGGGACAAG TACTATGCCGAATCTCATGCTGTCATCTATGTGGTCGATTCATCAAATGCAAGCCGAATTGAAGAATCAAAGGCTGCATTCG CCAAAATGATTGGAAACGATGCACTTCATGGAGTTCCTGTTTTGATAGTTGCCAATAAGCAAGACATCAGC GGATGTTACAGTGCAGCGGAAATCCGCCAGCTTTTTCGAGAAAGCTCCCATCTCATCGGCAGGAGAGACTGCCACCTGATTGGAGCATCAGCATTACATGG GGAGGGCATCAACGAAGGCATTGAATGGATCACTCAGTGCGTGAAGCGCAACGTCCTCAGGCCTTCACGCAACAGCGAGTCCTTGTGA